The Desulfovibrio sp. genome has a window encoding:
- a CDS encoding Hpt domain-containing protein produces MEQLLVDLNKLLERMEGDRDLIKEVFSIFVEEAPVRRVKFEKALITENRDALVMLAHALKGASGTLLAEPLRQACYDLEHAARDNDADKVRVLVPQVLGLLDNTSEYMVKLLPSV; encoded by the coding sequence ATGGAACAACTTCTCGTGGATTTGAATAAGCTTCTGGAACGTATGGAAGGGGACAGGGATCTTATCAAAGAGGTTTTTTCCATTTTCGTGGAGGAAGCCCCTGTCCGGCGGGTGAAGTTCGAAAAAGCCCTGATTACGGAAAACAGAGACGCTTTAGTCATGTTGGCGCACGCTCTGAAGGGGGCCAGCGGCACCCTCCTGGCGGAACCCCTTCGCCAGGCTTGCTACGACCTCGAACATGCCGCCCGGGACAACGATGCGGACAAAGTCCGTGTTCTTGTCCCCCAGGTCCTCGGGCTGCTGGATAATACTTCAGAATATATGGTAAAATTGTTGCCGAGTGTTTAG
- a CDS encoding PAS domain-containing protein, producing MADQLPEGYCLWEMEDTQFRVGLMGTGPGFLSILDIIHNPAIGDFLPPMALVAVCEPGPEREKLKDPRVAGMPVYGSYLEMLAAHPEINLLIELAGKRYKIKQIVASLPDQVSFIDHTASFFLCALNKFATITARCQVNLDNQRVLLQAIIDEVPEDILLLDKFGKVEDCNRNVALRWQKGKDDLVGRPCWEVQAIRDDMPFCHPETRDCPFYTALRTGNKAESLETRVSKEGRLLYFREYAYPIFNADRKISHVMIMRRDITSRTESEKRAQQSEKIGVVERLSAYMAHEIRNPLFAIGGFTNSLLKSPNLTDREREKVRIILEETAKLDTILKEMIGFSRPGSENPGEVDAVAVVRDAVAVMESGFMPKGVRISMDIDKEIPKIVAHEETLRRALIHLITNSVEATEGLGLVEVSVKMAAPMIALSVRDTGKGMSKEVMERAFSPFSTTKGKGYGLALALIRKAVEDWGGQVEIASREGQGTQVTLRLPPALAVPGA from the coding sequence ATGGCTGATCAACTTCCCGAGGGGTATTGCCTCTGGGAGATGGAAGACACGCAGTTCCGGGTGGGGCTCATGGGCACCGGGCCGGGCTTTCTCTCCATTTTGGATATCATCCACAATCCGGCCATAGGGGACTTCCTCCCTCCCATGGCCCTGGTGGCGGTTTGCGAACCCGGCCCGGAAAGGGAAAAGCTTAAGGACCCCAGGGTGGCCGGCATGCCGGTCTACGGCAGCTACCTGGAGATGCTCGCCGCCCATCCCGAGATCAATCTGCTCATCGAACTGGCCGGAAAGCGTTACAAAATAAAGCAGATAGTCGCATCGCTTCCGGACCAGGTCAGCTTTATCGACCACACCGCCTCCTTTTTCCTGTGCGCCCTCAATAAATTCGCCACCATCACCGCCCGCTGCCAGGTGAACCTGGACAACCAGAGGGTGCTCCTGCAGGCCATCATCGACGAGGTGCCTGAGGACATCCTGCTTTTGGACAAGTTCGGCAAAGTGGAGGATTGCAACCGCAATGTGGCCCTGCGCTGGCAAAAGGGGAAGGACGACCTGGTGGGAAGACCATGCTGGGAAGTGCAGGCCATCCGGGACGACATGCCCTTTTGCCATCCCGAAACCCGCGATTGTCCCTTTTACACCGCGCTTAGAACCGGGAACAAGGCCGAGTCCCTGGAAACCCGCGTCAGCAAGGAAGGGCGTCTGTTGTATTTTCGGGAATACGCTTACCCCATTTTCAATGCTGACAGGAAAATCAGCCACGTCATGATCATGCGCCGCGACATCACGTCGCGCACCGAGAGCGAGAAACGTGCCCAGCAGAGCGAGAAGATCGGAGTTGTCGAACGTTTGAGCGCCTACATGGCCCATGAAATCCGAAACCCCCTTTTCGCCATCGGAGGCTTCACCAACTCCCTGCTCAAATCCCCGAACCTTACGGATCGCGAACGGGAAAAGGTCCGTATCATCCTGGAGGAAACCGCCAAGCTGGACACCATCCTCAAAGAGATGATCGGCTTTTCGCGGCCTGGCTCGGAAAACCCCGGCGAGGTGGACGCCGTGGCGGTGGTGCGTGATGCCGTGGCGGTCATGGAGTCGGGTTTCATGCCCAAGGGCGTACGCATATCCATGGACATCGATAAGGAAATCCCAAAGATAGTGGCGCATGAGGAGACTCTGCGAAGAGCCCTGATACATCTTATAACCAACTCCGTGGAAGCCACGGAGGGCCTGGGGCTCGTGGAGGTGAGCGTGAAGATGGCTGCCCCCATGATTGCCCTGAGCGTGCGCGATACGGGCAAGGGGATGTCCAAAGAGGTGATGGAGAGAGCCTTCAGCCCATTTTCCACGACCAAGGGTAAAGGGTACGGCCTGGCGCTGGCCCTTATCCGCAAGGCAGTGGAGGATTGGGGAGGGCAGGTGGAGATCGCCAGCCGGGAAGGGCAGGGGACTCAGGTCACTTTGCGGCTTCCGCCTGCTCTGGCTGTTCCCGGAGCGTGA
- a CDS encoding ABC transporter ATP-binding protein, protein MAVFLKLLGYLRPYMALFLFCLALVGVQSALELLKPWPLKLAVDQVIAHQPLQFWGFTISTDAVSSAVQLAIVAGSLVAIHFLTGFVQLTNNYLTIKMGQDMVQDFRCELFDHLQRQSLLFHQTRPTGDLLYRLMGDTYSVQTLLMNGVFTTLTSVVLLAGMFVVLLGIDWELTLYAMAVVPLLILAISAVTKKIGNLTYETHMKESQVYSTVENIFNSISLVQAFAREDEERKRFVSESQHSFDRKLSLYSLQTAYGWVVGAITAAGTAYVLYVGALHVLEGDLTTGELLIFLGYLASLYTPLNNIANTMGAIRGSLAQARRVLDVLAEDKSVPEAPDAKPLAIAKGAVSFEGVTFGYDPERPVLNNVTFSCPGGSTVAVVGQTGAGKTSLISLLLRFYDPQKGSITIDGQDLKTVQLKSLRQQVAIVLQDTHLFPMSVHDNISYGKKTATREEVIQAAKMANADEFITAMPEGYDTKLDERGSNLSGGQRQRLAIARALLKNAPLLILDEPTSALDAGTEALIMESLDRLMQNRTTFVIAHRLSMMRRADLILVVKDKTIQEMGTFQELLDRGGEFARLHSLQFAPLKERGKKPLVPTEEAP, encoded by the coding sequence ATGGCCGTTTTCCTGAAATTGCTTGGATACCTGCGGCCCTACATGGCGCTGTTCCTGTTCTGCCTGGCCCTGGTGGGCGTGCAGAGCGCTCTGGAGCTGCTTAAGCCGTGGCCGCTCAAACTTGCCGTGGACCAGGTCATCGCGCACCAGCCACTGCAGTTCTGGGGCTTCACGATCTCCACGGACGCCGTGTCCTCCGCGGTGCAGCTGGCCATAGTGGCGGGCTCTCTGGTGGCCATCCACTTCCTTACCGGCTTCGTGCAGCTGACCAACAACTACCTGACCATCAAGATGGGCCAGGACATGGTCCAGGATTTCCGCTGCGAGCTCTTCGACCATCTGCAGCGCCAGTCCCTCTTGTTCCACCAGACCCGCCCCACCGGCGACCTGCTCTACAGGCTCATGGGCGACACCTACTCGGTGCAGACGCTTCTCATGAACGGGGTGTTCACCACCCTGACCAGCGTGGTTCTCTTGGCCGGTATGTTCGTGGTGCTCCTTGGAATCGACTGGGAGCTCACGCTCTACGCCATGGCCGTGGTGCCGCTTCTTATCCTGGCCATTTCGGCCGTCACCAAGAAGATCGGCAACCTGACCTACGAAACCCACATGAAGGAATCGCAGGTCTATTCCACGGTGGAGAACATCTTCAACTCCATCTCCCTGGTGCAGGCCTTTGCCCGCGAGGACGAGGAACGCAAACGCTTCGTGTCCGAGAGCCAGCACAGCTTCGACAGGAAACTCTCGCTCTATTCGCTCCAGACCGCCTACGGCTGGGTGGTGGGGGCTATCACCGCCGCCGGAACCGCCTACGTGCTCTACGTTGGCGCGCTGCACGTGCTGGAAGGCGACCTGACCACGGGCGAGCTTCTTATCTTCCTGGGATATCTGGCCTCGCTGTACACTCCCCTGAACAACATCGCCAACACCATGGGCGCGATCCGGGGCTCCTTGGCCCAGGCCAGGCGCGTCCTGGACGTCCTGGCCGAGGACAAGTCCGTGCCTGAGGCGCCGGACGCCAAGCCCCTGGCCATTGCCAAGGGGGCCGTGTCCTTTGAGGGCGTGACGTTCGGCTACGACCCCGAGCGTCCGGTGCTCAACAACGTCACGTTCTCCTGCCCCGGCGGCTCCACCGTTGCCGTGGTTGGGCAGACCGGCGCGGGCAAGACCTCGCTCATAAGCCTTCTCTTGCGTTTCTACGATCCGCAGAAGGGCTCCATCACCATCGACGGCCAGGACCTGAAGACCGTTCAGCTCAAAAGCCTGCGCCAGCAGGTGGCCATAGTGCTTCAGGATACGCACCTCTTCCCCATGAGCGTGCACGACAACATCTCCTACGGCAAAAAGACCGCCACCCGCGAGGAAGTGATCCAGGCGGCCAAAATGGCCAATGCCGACGAGTTCATCACGGCCATGCCCGAAGGCTACGATACCAAGCTTGACGAGCGCGGCTCCAACCTGTCCGGCGGGCAGCGCCAGCGCCTGGCCATTGCCAGGGCTCTTCTCAAGAACGCGCCGCTGCTCATTCTGGACGAACCCACCTCCGCTCTGGATGCCGGGACCGAGGCGCTCATCATGGAGAGCCTGGACCGGCTCATGCAGAACCGGACCACCTTTGTCATCGCGCACCGCCTGTCCATGATGCGCCGGGCCGACCTGATCCTGGTGGTCAAGGACAAAACCATCCAGGAGATGGGCACCTTCCAGGAACTTCTGGACCGGGGAGGCGAATTCGCCAGGCTGCACTCGCTCCAGTTCGCACCGCTCAAGGAACGTGGGAAAAAGCCCTTGGTGCCCACCGAGGAAGCTCCGTAA
- a CDS encoding glycosyltransferase family 1 protein, with amino-acid sequence MKKRTIIVSGLACTYPLGGVAWDYIQYLHGFYKLGHDVYYLEDTGGWAYDPFNVTFTEDYSYHIKYLTEYLTALDPGLAKRFCVRDPGDHFHGLSKEQLADVVRRADVVFNISTTLWLREEYQSIPVKVLIDSDPMYTQAGIPDYLAGTASEKDVKNIEHMKMHNRFFSFAENFGKPGCRIPKGVFDWRSTRQPMVLESWDTPRKPAGEAFTTVLSWQPKESGPVIEGVQYGGKNMEFMRFIDLPQKTSATLELALGQGRPPREELSAKGWKLEDGFAKSTTPWLYRDYIWDSFAEFSMAKNAYVASRSGWFSCRSSCYLAAGRPCVVQDTGFSEFMPVGEGVLAFTTEDEALAGIESVRSDWQKHSKAAKAFAKEWFDSDKVLSKLLKEATE; translated from the coding sequence ATGAAGAAACGCACCATCATCGTCTCTGGTCTGGCCTGCACCTACCCTCTGGGCGGGGTGGCCTGGGACTACATCCAGTACCTGCACGGCTTCTACAAGCTGGGGCACGACGTCTACTACCTGGAGGACACGGGCGGGTGGGCCTACGACCCGTTCAACGTCACCTTCACGGAAGACTACTCATACCACATCAAGTACCTGACGGAGTACCTCACGGCGCTCGACCCCGGTTTAGCCAAACGCTTCTGCGTGCGTGATCCCGGAGACCATTTTCACGGGCTGAGCAAGGAACAACTGGCGGACGTTGTCCGCCGTGCCGACGTGGTGTTCAACATCTCCACCACGCTGTGGCTGCGCGAGGAATACCAGTCCATCCCGGTGAAGGTGCTCATCGATTCCGACCCCATGTACACCCAGGCGGGCATTCCGGATTACCTGGCTGGCACGGCTTCGGAAAAGGACGTCAAGAACATCGAGCACATGAAGATGCACAACCGCTTCTTCAGCTTTGCCGAGAACTTCGGCAAACCGGGCTGCCGCATCCCCAAGGGCGTTTTCGATTGGCGCTCCACGCGCCAGCCCATGGTGCTCGAAAGCTGGGACACGCCGAGAAAACCAGCGGGCGAGGCCTTCACCACCGTGCTCTCCTGGCAGCCCAAGGAATCCGGACCGGTGATAGAGGGCGTGCAGTACGGCGGCAAGAACATGGAGTTCATGCGGTTCATCGACTTGCCGCAAAAGACCAGCGCCACCCTGGAGCTGGCCCTGGGCCAGGGCAGGCCGCCGCGCGAGGAGCTTTCCGCCAAGGGCTGGAAGCTTGAAGACGGCTTCGCCAAGTCCACCACGCCGTGGCTCTACCGCGACTACATCTGGGACAGCTTCGCCGAGTTCTCCATGGCCAAGAACGCCTATGTGGCTTCGCGCAGCGGCTGGTTCTCCTGCCGGAGCAGCTGTTACCTGGCGGCGGGGCGGCCCTGTGTGGTGCAGGACACCGGTTTTTCGGAGTTCATGCCCGTGGGCGAAGGGGTTCTGGCCTTCACTACCGAGGACGAGGCTTTGGCCGGGATCGAGTCGGTCCGTTCGGATTGGCAGAAGCATTCCAAGGCCGCGAAAGCCTTTGCCAAGGAGTGGTTCGATTCGGACAAGGTGCTTTCGAAGCTTCTCAAAGAGGCCACTGAATAA
- a CDS encoding glycosyltransferase yields MFQLEGGAAGQSIFERPRVHGRFLFLGDKKFFIKGVTYGPFPENENGEPLPEPERVAEDFRLMRSIGVNTIRVYYVPPKWFLDTAARCGIHVMVGIPWPQHLCFLDQWEVKESIKDTMRQAARACAGHPALLAYLIGNEIPSHIVRWSGAKKVEKFLAKLASIVRQEDPSGLVTYANYPSTEYLKLPFLDFLCFNVYLHEEKSFRAYVKRLQNVACDIPLVLSEFGMDSLRHGEAAQADFLDWQVRASFEEGVSGTMVFAWTDEWFTGGNLIEDWKFGIVDADRKPKAAFEAVGRAYANPLPPLPAHQPMISVVVCAYNADSTMEGCLASFQHVEYPNFEVIVVDDGSTDKTGEISDKYAAKFPFIHVIHQPNLGLSAARNVGMYAAKGEIVAYTDSDCYVDPHWLTYMAWAFQDNRFAAIGGPNLPPPEDNRTAACVAVSPGAPTHVLITDEIAEHIPGCNMAYRKEHLLATGGFDATYRAAGDDVDLCWRLMDMGHTIGFHAGMMVWHHRRNTVKAYLKQQKGYGRAEALLMPKHPQRFNVLGNSRWAGRIYGDISGALLSTRPVIYHGVFGSGLFQTLYEPKGSLTAYLPLSFEWMLAAFAALGAGFAFAPLFAVGAVMMLTTFTFVGYRAAQAKLPKGHDNFLSRLIIALLTLAQPWIRGKARYQTLMDLRRASRKGLGRRSMAVLGLPEEANLPKYTIWQKVKDTASIFRRGLKFHRFFWNNASLEREDVLDHILRVLRTLNVGHSTDSGYAASNSTPWDLLVQPGIMTAMKLRATVEHHGGEKRFVRLAGSIAPTGFAYALTGICLVAGLGCLAFKAMIPAAVCGGLALISMLWTAKGMSSAASMVTKLSQHLMTCKRGCSLSEPESPKKAEAAAQVDPKDEAVAVKELVVAETLTVEETAMEREEGKTSRVSLEAPLQ; encoded by the coding sequence ATGTTCCAGTTGGAAGGCGGCGCTGCCGGTCAAAGCATCTTCGAACGTCCTCGCGTGCATGGACGCTTCCTGTTTCTTGGCGACAAGAAATTCTTCATCAAGGGCGTAACCTACGGTCCGTTCCCCGAGAACGAGAACGGGGAGCCCCTGCCCGAGCCCGAGCGCGTGGCTGAGGATTTCCGCCTGATGCGCTCCATCGGCGTGAACACCATCCGCGTGTACTACGTCCCGCCCAAGTGGTTCCTGGACACTGCGGCCCGCTGCGGCATCCACGTGATGGTAGGCATTCCCTGGCCCCAGCACCTGTGCTTTCTGGACCAGTGGGAAGTGAAGGAATCCATCAAGGACACCATGCGCCAGGCCGCCCGCGCCTGCGCCGGGCACCCGGCTCTTTTGGCCTACCTTATCGGCAACGAGATCCCCAGCCACATCGTGCGCTGGAGCGGAGCCAAGAAGGTGGAGAAGTTCTTGGCCAAGCTCGCTTCCATCGTGCGCCAGGAAGACCCTTCGGGCCTGGTGACCTACGCCAACTATCCGTCCACTGAATACCTGAAGCTGCCCTTCCTCGATTTTTTGTGCTTCAACGTGTACCTGCACGAGGAAAAGAGCTTCCGCGCCTACGTGAAGCGCCTGCAGAACGTGGCCTGTGACATCCCGCTGGTGCTCTCCGAGTTCGGCATGGACAGCCTGCGTCACGGCGAGGCCGCCCAGGCGGACTTCCTTGATTGGCAGGTGCGCGCCTCCTTCGAGGAAGGCGTGTCCGGCACCATGGTCTTCGCCTGGACCGACGAGTGGTTCACCGGCGGCAACCTGATCGAGGACTGGAAGTTCGGCATCGTCGACGCCGATCGCAAACCCAAGGCCGCCTTCGAGGCCGTTGGCCGCGCCTACGCCAACCCGCTGCCCCCGCTGCCGGCCCATCAGCCCATGATCTCCGTGGTGGTCTGCGCCTACAACGCCGACTCCACCATGGAAGGCTGCCTGGCCAGCTTCCAGCACGTGGAATACCCCAATTTTGAAGTGATCGTGGTGGACGACGGCTCCACGGACAAGACCGGCGAGATAAGCGACAAGTACGCCGCCAAGTTCCCCTTCATCCACGTGATCCACCAGCCCAACCTGGGCCTTAGCGCCGCCCGCAACGTGGGCATGTACGCGGCCAAGGGCGAGATCGTGGCCTATACCGACTCCGACTGCTACGTGGATCCCCACTGGCTGACCTACATGGCCTGGGCCTTCCAGGACAACCGCTTCGCGGCCATCGGCGGCCCCAACCTGCCCCCGCCCGAGGACAACCGCACCGCCGCCTGCGTGGCCGTGTCCCCTGGCGCGCCCACCCATGTGCTCATCACCGACGAGATCGCCGAGCACATCCCGGGCTGCAACATGGCCTACCGCAAGGAACACCTCCTGGCCACCGGCGGCTTCGATGCCACCTACCGCGCCGCGGGCGACGACGTGGACCTCTGCTGGAGGCTCATGGACATGGGCCACACCATCGGCTTCCATGCTGGCATGATGGTCTGGCACCACCGCCGCAACACCGTGAAGGCCTATTTGAAGCAGCAGAAGGGCTACGGCCGCGCCGAAGCGCTGCTGATGCCCAAGCATCCCCAGCGCTTCAACGTGCTGGGCAACTCCCGCTGGGCCGGCCGCATCTACGGCGACATCTCCGGAGCGCTTCTCTCCACCCGCCCGGTGATCTACCACGGCGTGTTCGGTTCCGGCCTGTTCCAGACCCTGTACGAGCCCAAGGGCAGCCTGACCGCCTATCTGCCGCTAAGCTTCGAGTGGATGCTGGCCGCATTCGCGGCCCTGGGCGCTGGCTTCGCCTTCGCGCCCCTGTTCGCCGTGGGCGCGGTCATGATGCTCACCACATTCACCTTCGTGGGCTACCGCGCCGCCCAGGCCAAGCTGCCCAAGGGGCACGACAACTTCCTCTCAAGGCTGATCATCGCCCTGTTGACCCTGGCCCAGCCCTGGATTCGCGGCAAGGCCCGCTACCAGACGCTCATGGACCTGCGCCGCGCCAGCCGCAAGGGCTTGGGACGCCGGAGCATGGCTGTTCTGGGGCTGCCCGAAGAGGCTAACCTGCCCAAGTACACCATCTGGCAGAAGGTGAAGGACACCGCGTCCATCTTCCGCCGCGGTCTCAAGTTCCACCGCTTCTTCTGGAACAACGCCTCGCTCGAGCGCGAGGACGTGCTGGACCACATCCTGCGCGTGCTGCGCACCTTGAACGTCGGCCATTCCACCGACTCGGGCTATGCCGCGTCCAACTCCACCCCGTGGGACCTGCTCGTGCAGCCCGGGATCATGACCGCCATGAAGCTTCGCGCCACCGTGGAACACCACGGCGGGGAAAAGCGCTTCGTGCGCCTGGCCGGGTCCATCGCCCCCACAGGCTTCGCCTACGCCCTGACCGGAATCTGCCTTGTGGCCGGACTTGGCTGCCTGGCCTTCAAGGCCATGATCCCGGCGGCGGTCTGCGGCGGCCTGGCCCTGATCTCCATGCTCTGGACCGCCAAGGGCATGTCCAGCGCGGCGTCCATGGTCACCAAGCTCTCCCAGCATCTGATGACCTGCAAGCGCGGCTGCTCGCTCAGCGAACCAGAAAGCCCCAAGAAGGCCGAAGCCGCAGCTCAGGTTGACCCCAAGGATGAAGCCGTGGCCGTGAAGGAACTGGTGGTTGCCGAGACCCTTACCGTGGAAGAAACCGCCATGGAGCGCGAGGAGGGCAAAACCTCCAGAGTGAGCCTGGAAGCTCCGCTTCAGTAG